The proteins below are encoded in one region of Corvus hawaiiensis isolate bCorHaw1 chromosome 3, bCorHaw1.pri.cur, whole genome shotgun sequence:
- the LOC125323441 gene encoding formin-like protein 14: protein MLSVRGRSRSLLARPPISDGTFRRPAPRSLRPRPAAGPHTPPPPVRRPRRGPREQSQPPRVPAEETLTPCSAPLRIPPCRTAGCAQPARPTADGQIARIVFISRGMTLVDFFTPR, encoded by the exons atGTTATCTGTCCGAGGGCGCTCCCGCAGCCTCCTCGCCCGCCCGCCCATCTCCGACGGCACCTTccgccgccccgctccgcgctcCCTCCGCCCGCGGCCGGCCGCCGGGCCACACACGCCACCGCCACCGGTGCGACGGCCCCGGCGAGGCCCGCGGGAGCAG AGCCAGCCGCCGCGCGTTCCCGCAGAAGAGACCCTGACCCCTTGCTCCGCACCGCTCCGCATCCCTCCATGCCGCACAGCGGGGTGCGCGCAGCCTGCTCGCCCTACGGCGGATGGACAGATCGCCCggattgtttttatttctagagGAATGACCCTTGTTGATTTTTTTACTCCTCGCTAG